Within Micromonospora narathiwatensis, the genomic segment GCCTCGGCCCGGTCGCGGCGCAGTCGTACCGGCCCGAAACACTCCAGCTCGGACGCGCACCGGGCACCGGTCGGCAGGCGTACGCCCCCGGCCGCGCAGCCCGGCAGGGCCTTCGGCCCGGTCGGGTCGACGATCCCGGTGGCCACCGGCGTCGGCGGCTCCACACTCGACAGGCCGCTGGCGAGCCAGGCTCCCGCGCCGGCGGAGGCGGCCAGCGCGAGCACCCCCGCGCCGCCGAAGAACCAGCGACGCGGCCACCGCCGGTCGCGCGCGGTCGCGGTCGGGTGGGCGTCCTCCGTCGCCGGGCGCGGCGCCGGCTGCCCCGTCCGGCCCACGGCGTACGGCCCACCGGTGCTCGGGACACCGTAGAACGGCATCCCGCTGATCGGGGCGCCCCCCGGATCGAGCGGCAGCGCGGCGAGCATGCCGCCCAGCTCGACGGCGGACGGCCGTTCCCCCGGGTCGTTGGACATGCCGAGTCGCAGCACGTCGATCAGCTCGTCGGGCACCCCGGGCAGGCCGGGAATCGGCTGGTTGAACATCTCCAGCACGGTGACCAGGCTCGGGTTGCGCTCGCTCTGCCAGCGCGGCGGCCGGCCGTGCATCACCGCGTAGAGGGTGGCGCAGAGCGCGTAGACGTCGACCGCCGGCGACGGCGGGCTGTGGTTGAACATCTCGGGCGGCGCGTACGCCGGGGTGAGCACCTCCAGGGTGACCGAGGCGTCGCGCACCTCGGCCAGCACCGCCAGCCCGAAGTCGGCCAGTACCGCCGGGTTGAAATGGGAGTAGAGGATGTTGGCCGGTTTGACGTCCCGGTGCAGCACCCCGGCCGCGTGCGAGTGGGCGAGCGCGTCGGCGATCTTGACACCGAGGTCGCGGGTCTCCACCGGGCCCAGCGGCGAGGTACGCATCCGCTCCGCGTACGACCCGTCACACAGCTCCATGATCAGGTAGGGATGCCGGTCGACGGTGACCCCGACGTCGAAGAGGTCGACCACATGCGGATGGGAGGACATCTTGCCGGCGGCCCGCGCCTCGCGCAGGAAACGCGCCTGGTCCCGCTCGCTGCCCAGCGTGCGATTCTCCACCTTGACCGCGACCTCGCGCCCCACCGAGATCTGGGTGGCCCGGTAGACGGTGGCGTAACCCCCTCGGGCAAACACTTCCA encodes:
- a CDS encoding serine/threonine-protein kinase, giving the protein MTETPPGALRLPIVPGLTDLEVFARGGYATVYRATQISVGREVAVKVENRTLGSERDQARFLREARAAGKMSSHPHVVDLFDVGVTVDRHPYLIMELCDGSYAERMRTSPLGPVETRDLGVKIADALAHSHAAGVLHRDVKPANILYSHFNPAVLADFGLAVLAEVRDASVTLEVLTPAYAPPEMFNHSPPSPAVDVYALCATLYAVMHGRPPRWQSERNPSLVTVLEMFNQPIPGLPGVPDELIDVLRLGMSNDPGERPSAVELGGMLAALPLDPGGAPISGMPFYGVPSTGGPYAVGRTGQPAPRPATEDAHPTATARDRRWPRRWFFGGAGVLALAASAGAGAWLASGLSSVEPPTPVATGIVDPTGPKALPGCAAGGVRLPTGARCASELECFGPVRLRRDRAEATRVPCDGRHTWETYAVGDLPATLADAGHAAVAANPAVQQVCNVRTFQLASGLGEAAGWHLEVLPPSGSDTDRSYRCLAGRGVDALAVPTLTGR